One Hordeum vulgare subsp. vulgare chromosome 4H, MorexV3_pseudomolecules_assembly, whole genome shotgun sequence DNA window includes the following coding sequences:
- the LOC123446512 gene encoding acid phosphatase 1: protein MVMASSQALALWVVITLTHLLSLGGGFVSCAKPCFWPSSATHDDAGCLSWRVMVEANNARGWRTVPAPCVGYVKTYMTRGQYGRDLDSVMEQVSAYVDQIAAAADGLDAWIFDIDDTCLSNLLYYQAKRFGAYDPMAFKKWASQGGCPGIPPVLGLFEALQDKGFKVFLLSGRDEETLGSCTSQNLESEGFSGYERLMMRTPEYRGQSSSLFKSAMRKQLVDEGYRIRGNVGDQWSDLQGDNVGDRVFKIPNPMYFVP from the exons ATGGTGATGGCCTCCTCCCAGGCGCTTGCTCTGTGGGTGGTGATCACGCTCACGCATCTCCTCTCCCTTGGCGGCGGCTTCGTGAGCTGCGCCAAGCCGTGCTTCTGGCCGAGCTCGGCGACGCACGACGACGCCGGCTGCCTCAGCTGGCGCGTCATGGTGGAGGCCAACAACGCGAGGGGCTGGCGCACGGTACCGGCGCCGTGCGTCGGGTACGTCAAGACCTACATGACCCGGGGCCAGTACGGCAGGGACCTTGACAGCGTCATGGAGCAGGTGTCCGCGTACGTCGACcagatcgccgccgccgccgacggccTCGACGCCTGGATCTTCGACATCGACGACACCTGCCTCTCCAACCTGCTCTACTACCAAGCCAAGCGCTTCGG GGCGTACGATCCCATGGCCTTCAAGAAGTGGGCTAGCCAAGGAGGCTGCCCGGGGATACCTCCGGTCCTCGGGTTGTTCGAGGCGTTGCAGGACAAGGGATTCAAGGTCTTCCTTCTCTCCGGGAGGGACGAGGAGACCCTGGGCTCCTGCACGTCCCAGAATCTGGAGTCAGAGGGGTTCTCAGGGTACGAGAGGCTCATGATGAG AACTCCCGAGTACCGAGGGCAGAGCTCGTCACTGTTCAAGTCGGCGATGAGGAAGCAGCTGGTGGACGAGGGCTACAGGATCCGCGGCAACGTCGGGGATCAGTGGAGCGACCTTCAGGGCGATAACGTCGGCGACCGCGTGTTCAAGATACCCAACCCCATGTACTTCGTCCCGTGA